A stretch of [Clostridium] scindens DNA encodes these proteins:
- a CDS encoding heavy metal translocating P-type ATPase — MRFLIKHEVQGRLRIHVIRNRMTCTEADVLCWALEKQKSVIKVKVYERTADAVIYYTGDREELIHKLKKFHFEKADVPDNVLSSSGRALNSAYREKLIAKTLLHYGGKLLLPNSVRKIWLTFKVVQYIGKGIRCLARRKIEVPVLDATAIGVSVLRGDFNTAGSVMFLLGIGELLEEWTHKKSVGDLARSMSLNIKKVWLKREEQEILVPASDILPGDRVIVHMGNVIPFDGEVSCGEGMVNQASLTGESLPVRRTEGQSVYAGTVLEEGELEIIVRAVSGATRFEKIVTMIEDSEKLKSNLESKAEHLADRLVPYTLLGTGLVWAVTRNMTKALSVLMVDFSCALKLAMPISVLSAIREAGQNGITVKGGKYLEAVAEADTIVFDKTGTLTKAKPTVKEVIVFGDYPEPEALRIAACLEEHFPHSMAKAVVDAAKRRSLYHEEMHSKVEYIVAHGISSYIEGKKTIIGSSHFVFEDEKCRIRPEYQERFDTLPEEYSHLFLAIDGELVAVICIEDPLREEAGEMVRFLKEEGVSKIVMMTGDSERTAASIAKRVGVDEYYSEVLPEDKAGFIEREKAAGRKVVMIGDGINDSPALSAADAGIAISDGAELAREIADITIAAEDLREIVVLKRLSNAMMHRIQGNYRGIVGINAMLIALGVAGIIQPTTSALLHNTSTLAISLKSMGNLLPTN, encoded by the coding sequence ATGAGATTTCTTATCAAGCATGAAGTACAGGGCCGTCTCCGTATCCACGTTATCCGAAACCGAATGACATGTACGGAGGCGGATGTTCTTTGCTGGGCTCTTGAAAAACAGAAAAGTGTTATAAAGGTCAAAGTATATGAGCGCACCGCAGATGCTGTGATCTATTATACAGGGGACAGAGAAGAACTGATCCATAAATTAAAAAAGTTTCATTTTGAGAAAGCAGATGTTCCGGATAATGTATTATCAAGTTCAGGGCGTGCTTTAAATTCCGCATACAGGGAAAAGCTGATAGCAAAAACATTGCTCCATTATGGAGGGAAATTGCTCTTGCCAAATTCGGTGAGAAAAATATGGCTTACTTTTAAAGTGGTCCAATATATCGGAAAAGGGATTCGATGTCTGGCCAGACGGAAGATAGAGGTGCCGGTATTAGATGCTACAGCGATTGGCGTGTCCGTGCTGCGAGGAGACTTTAATACTGCCGGTTCTGTCATGTTTCTGCTGGGAATTGGAGAATTGCTGGAGGAATGGACACATAAAAAGTCTGTAGGAGATCTGGCACGCAGCATGTCTTTAAACATAAAGAAAGTATGGCTGAAAAGAGAGGAGCAGGAAATTCTTGTTCCGGCATCCGATATTTTGCCGGGTGACAGAGTGATCGTACACATGGGCAATGTAATCCCATTTGATGGAGAGGTGTCTTGCGGAGAAGGAATGGTGAACCAGGCATCTTTGACCGGAGAATCTCTTCCGGTACGAAGAACTGAGGGTCAGTCCGTATATGCAGGAACCGTTTTGGAGGAAGGAGAGTTGGAAATCATAGTCAGGGCCGTATCAGGTGCTACCCGGTTTGAAAAGATTGTGACTATGATTGAAGACTCAGAAAAGTTGAAATCCAATCTGGAAAGCAAGGCAGAGCATCTGGCGGACCGTCTGGTACCATATACGCTTCTGGGGACAGGGCTTGTCTGGGCTGTCACACGCAATATGACAAAAGCTCTTTCTGTTCTTATGGTGGATTTTTCCTGCGCATTGAAGCTGGCTATGCCGATTTCTGTCCTTTCTGCAATACGGGAAGCCGGACAGAATGGAATTACCGTAAAGGGTGGGAAGTATCTGGAGGCTGTGGCAGAGGCAGATACCATCGTATTTGATAAGACCGGTACGCTGACAAAGGCGAAACCAACTGTAAAAGAAGTCATTGTGTTTGGCGATTATCCTGAACCGGAAGCTCTGCGGATTGCTGCCTGTCTGGAAGAACACTTTCCACATTCCATGGCAAAAGCTGTCGTGGATGCTGCAAAGAGAAGAAGTCTGTATCATGAAGAAATGCATTCAAAAGTGGAGTATATTGTAGCCCATGGTATTTCCTCCTATATAGAAGGAAAGAAGACCATAATAGGGAGCAGTCATTTTGTGTTTGAGGATGAAAAGTGCCGGATACGTCCGGAATATCAGGAACGATTTGATACGCTTCCTGAAGAATACTCTCATTTGTTCCTTGCCATTGACGGAGAATTAGTTGCTGTAATCTGTATTGAAGATCCTCTCAGGGAAGAAGCCGGGGAGATGGTAAGATTTTTGAAAGAAGAAGGTGTTTCCAAGATCGTCATGATGACGGGAGACAGTGAACGTACTGCAGCATCTATTGCGAAACGAGTGGGAGTGGATGAATATTATTCCGAAGTACTTCCGGAAGATAAGGCAGGATTCATTGAAAGAGAGAAAGCGGCAGGAAGAAAAGTAGTGATGATCGGTGACGGAATCAATGATTCGCCAGCGCTTTCAGCAGCAGATGCGGGAATTGCAATCAGTGATGGAGCAGAACTTGCGCGAGAGATCGCAGACATTACGATTGCTGCTGAGGATCTGCGGGAAATCGTAGTACTGAAACGTTTGTCTAATGCGATGATGCACCGTATTCAGGGGAATTACAGGGGGATTGTCGGTATTAATGCAATGCTGATTGCACTAGGAGTGGCAGGAATTATTCAACCAACGACCTCTGCGTTACTACATAATACTTCTACTTTAGCTATCAGTTTGAAGAGTATGGGAAATTTATTGCCGACTAATTAA
- a CDS encoding ATP-binding protein: MERCDFGSIMTIIRRYISEDKGMNQIDFTYLLFDTFMCSDEAIDFDFDNGQVCRWMTGQAKVSPRIVTYFLDKEHQLELAGNIQRHIIPLMYDSAMAAKELYELVLQDTSISEPKKQELICSYSPADIDTIHIFITRVLCFGMERNFVKRDTRTKKLLAAGNLSPVLTDFVMGNDVPRPCRHFCGRSEEIEVLHSLLEKERKVFLSGIAGIGKSELAKAYALQYKKEYTNILYLTYSGDLKQDITDMDFADDLPQDSDEERFRKHNRFLRSLKEDTLMIVDNFNATSIQDSFLSVILKYRCQILFTTRSRLDGHSCMLLEEISDKTTLLQLAGKFFSDTEEKSDVIEQIIEAVHAHTLAVELASRLLETGILEPEMLLKKLLEENVALDATDKINIIKDGQSSKETYYGHIHTLFSLYQLSETQQDVMRCLCLIPLTGIPARRFAAWLNLPDLNAVNDLIEMGFIQPKTGRTIVLHPMIQEIAVADMQPSVKTCFPLLESLQNICLLHGNDISYYRLVFQTVENIITKTTKDDISGYLLFLEDVFPYMEKYHEENGMQRILRELSSLLEDTSIGTVSDRALLLDYKATLERNIGKAVKLEKEAMSLLSPVTPENAHLVANLYGNLGGLYHQQGNTELAKQAMEQGISLLEQYQLLYMNDSIVQICNYAALLTDTGEASRGLSSLRKCARLVKEYNSDQCLDYAIIQEAMGTAYLVQADIEQATSHLKKAMAIYEIVWESEPEAIDNKYQQIQELYINAGIQIGQQLLSSTKNV; encoded by the coding sequence TTGGAAAGATGTGATTTTGGTTCGATTATGACGATCATTCGCCGTTATATCAGCGAAGATAAAGGAATGAATCAAATAGATTTTACCTATCTGTTATTTGACACGTTTATGTGCAGCGATGAAGCCATAGACTTTGATTTTGACAATGGACAGGTCTGCCGTTGGATGACAGGACAGGCAAAAGTAAGTCCCCGGATCGTAACCTACTTTTTAGATAAAGAACATCAATTAGAATTGGCAGGAAACATTCAGCGACATATTATTCCTCTGATGTATGATTCTGCTATGGCAGCAAAAGAATTATATGAGTTAGTATTACAGGATACATCTATTTCAGAGCCAAAAAAACAGGAACTAATCTGTTCTTATTCTCCCGCTGATATAGACACCATACATATTTTCATAACAAGGGTTCTGTGTTTCGGAATGGAACGGAATTTTGTGAAACGTGACACACGAACCAAGAAATTATTAGCCGCCGGAAATCTTTCTCCTGTCTTAACAGATTTTGTAATGGGAAATGACGTTCCCCGTCCATGCAGGCATTTTTGTGGACGTTCTGAAGAAATCGAAGTGCTGCATTCTCTGTTGGAAAAAGAGCGTAAAGTATTTTTATCTGGAATTGCCGGAATCGGGAAAAGTGAACTGGCAAAGGCTTATGCCCTGCAGTATAAGAAAGAATATACCAATATCCTGTATCTCACCTACAGCGGTGATTTAAAACAGGATATTACAGACATGGATTTTGCGGATGATCTTCCGCAGGATTCTGATGAAGAACGCTTCCGAAAACACAACCGTTTTCTGCGTTCTCTCAAAGAAGATACTTTGATGATTGTAGATAATTTCAACGCCACTTCCATACAGGACAGTTTTCTTTCGGTCATACTCAAATACCGCTGTCAGATATTATTTACTACCAGAAGCCGTCTGGACGGACATTCCTGTATGCTGTTGGAAGAAATTTCCGATAAAACAACGCTTCTGCAACTTGCAGGAAAATTTTTCTCCGACACAGAAGAAAAATCTGATGTCATAGAACAGATCATAGAAGCTGTCCATGCCCATACGCTCGCTGTAGAACTGGCATCACGCTTACTGGAAACCGGAATATTGGAACCAGAAATGCTCTTAAAAAAATTGTTGGAAGAAAATGTCGCTCTTGATGCAACTGATAAAATCAATATTATAAAAGACGGGCAAAGCAGCAAAGAAACCTACTATGGACACATACATACTTTATTCTCTCTATATCAGCTTTCTGAAACTCAACAAGATGTAATGAGATGTCTGTGCCTGATTCCTTTAACCGGTATTCCGGCACGAAGATTTGCTGCATGGCTGAATTTACCGGATTTGAATGCCGTAAATGATTTAATTGAAATGGGATTTATTCAGCCAAAAACCGGAAGAACCATTGTACTGCATCCCATGATACAGGAAATCGCTGTTGCAGATATGCAGCCGTCTGTAAAAACCTGTTTCCCTTTACTGGAAAGTCTGCAAAACATCTGCCTTTTACACGGCAATGATATTTCCTACTACAGACTTGTTTTCCAAACCGTTGAAAACATTATTACAAAAACAACTAAAGATGATATTTCTGGTTATTTATTATTCTTAGAAGATGTTTTCCCATATATGGAAAAATACCACGAAGAAAATGGTATGCAAAGAATCCTGCGTGAACTATCTTCTTTGCTGGAAGACACTTCTATCGGAACCGTGTCTGACCGGGCATTATTACTGGACTATAAAGCTACCCTTGAAAGAAATATTGGAAAAGCCGTAAAGCTGGAAAAAGAAGCGATGTCTTTGCTTTCTCCTGTTACACCTGAAAACGCCCACCTCGTCGCAAATCTATATGGAAATCTGGGTGGACTATATCACCAGCAGGGAAATACCGAACTGGCAAAACAGGCTATGGAGCAGGGAATCAGCTTATTAGAACAATACCAGCTTCTCTATATGAATGACAGTATTGTTCAAATCTGCAACTATGCAGCTCTCCTTACAGATACCGGTGAAGCGTCTCGTGGATTATCCTCCTTACGCAAATGTGCCCGGCTGGTAAAAGAATACAATTCCGATCAGTGTCTGGACTATGCCATTATTCAGGAAGCTATGGGAACTGCCTATCTGGTACAGGCTGATATAGAACAGGCTACCTCCCATCTCAAAAAAGCTATGGCAATCTATGAAATAGTATGGGAATCTGAACCGGAAGCTATCGATAATAAATACCAACAAATACAAGAATTGTATATCAATGCTGGAATACAAATTGGACAACAATTATTGAGCTCTACTAAAAATGTCTGA
- a CDS encoding recombinase family protein produces the protein MKKRRCYIYTRVSTSMQVEGYSLEAQKERLRKYADFQEMVIVGEYSDEGKSGKSIEGRQEFMQMLRDIEEGKDRVEFVLVYKLSRFGRNAADVLNSLQRMQDFGVNLICVEDGIDSSKDSGKLMISVLSAVAEIERENILVQTMEGRRQKARDGKWNGGFAPYGYKLLNGELEIAEDEAEIIRIIFDKYIHTNMGVNGIAAYLNEHGYKKKKRQNNTLDAFATSFIKGVLDNPIYCGKLAFGRRKTERVPGKRNEFRIVKQDSYILSDGIHEAIISEDDWNLAKQKRNINGVKHEKIHSLEHEHILSGILKCPICGKGMYGNVNRKKKKDGTFYKDYFYYACKHRYYVNGHKCDYRKQWNEEKVNDAVAEVIKKLVNNPKFEAAIRAKINSKIDTGELETEHENLKKQLRQVLGAKNRLGQQMDNLDISDKMYDRKYQDMQDRLNGLYDEIERLESLIDDIVSRKEYIRQQKISEDGVYQYLLYFDKLYDKFTDMEKKEFMNSFVERVDIYEDEQPNGRFLKHIKFKFPVFFDGEEIQELSWDNETTVETVCLLSKKAQ, from the coding sequence ATGAAAAAGCGAAGATGTTATATATACACAAGGGTATCTACGTCTATGCAGGTAGAAGGATACAGCTTGGAAGCACAAAAAGAAAGATTGAGAAAATATGCAGATTTTCAGGAAATGGTGATTGTCGGAGAGTATTCGGATGAGGGAAAGTCAGGAAAAAGTATTGAAGGACGGCAGGAATTTATGCAAATGCTTCGGGATATTGAAGAAGGTAAAGATCGTGTAGAGTTTGTCTTGGTATATAAGTTATCCCGTTTTGGAAGAAATGCTGCAGATGTACTTAATTCTTTGCAGAGAATGCAGGATTTTGGAGTAAATTTGATCTGTGTTGAAGATGGTATAGACAGTTCTAAAGACAGCGGTAAGCTGATGATTTCTGTTCTGTCTGCGGTAGCAGAAATTGAACGTGAAAATATTCTGGTACAGACAATGGAGGGGCGCAGACAAAAGGCGAGAGATGGCAAATGGAACGGCGGATTTGCTCCGTACGGATATAAGCTGTTAAATGGAGAACTGGAAATTGCAGAAGATGAGGCAGAAATCATTCGTATTATTTTTGATAAATATATTCATACCAATATGGGAGTAAATGGCATTGCAGCCTATCTGAATGAGCATGGCTACAAGAAGAAAAAGAGACAGAATAATACGTTGGATGCGTTTGCTACTTCTTTTATAAAGGGTGTCCTTGATAATCCTATTTATTGTGGTAAATTGGCATTTGGAAGAAGGAAAACTGAAAGAGTGCCAGGCAAGAGAAATGAATTCCGTATTGTAAAGCAGGATTCTTATATATTAAGTGATGGTATTCACGAAGCCATTATTTCCGAAGATGATTGGAACTTGGCAAAACAGAAACGAAATATAAATGGAGTAAAGCATGAGAAAATCCATAGTTTGGAGCATGAACATATTTTGTCCGGAATTCTTAAATGTCCAATTTGTGGAAAGGGAATGTATGGAAATGTAAACCGTAAGAAGAAAAAAGACGGAACATTTTATAAGGATTATTTTTATTATGCCTGCAAGCATAGGTATTATGTGAATGGTCATAAATGTGATTACCGGAAGCAGTGGAACGAAGAAAAAGTAAATGATGCGGTAGCAGAAGTTATTAAAAAGCTGGTGAATAATCCGAAATTTGAAGCCGCTATACGTGCAAAAATCAATTCTAAGATAGATACCGGAGAATTGGAAACAGAGCATGAGAACTTGAAAAAACAGCTGCGGCAAGTATTGGGAGCTAAAAATAGGTTAGGACAACAGATGGACAATCTGGATATTTCTGATAAAATGTATGACAGGAAGTATCAGGATATGCAGGATCGGTTAAATGGTTTGTATGATGAGATTGAACGACTGGAAAGTCTGATCGATGATATAGTATCCAGAAAAGAGTATATCCGTCAGCAGAAAATTTCTGAGGATGGAGTGTATCAATATCTTTTGTACTTTGACAAACTGTATGATAAATTCACCGATATGGAGAAAAAAGAATTTATGAACAGTTTTGTTGAAAGAGTTGATATTTACGAGGATGAACAGCCGAACGGAAGATTTTTGAAGCATATAAAATTTAAGTTTCCGGTATTTTTTGACGGTGAAGAAATTCAGGAACTTAGTTGGGACAACGAAACAACAGTTGAAACCGTCTGCCTGCTGTCCAAAAAAGCCCAGTAA